From the Clostridia bacterium genome, the window TGCCAGCACCAAATTACTTCATATATTCCATCACCGAACAGAAAACCCCGATCCTGGACCGAAATCTTAGCCTCCTCCAACTCCTGCATGCACCCATTGAGGTAAACTAACCGCATCCCATTACCCCCTCTGCCCAGTTTTATACCCAGCTCGCCCTTAGCTTTTGTTGCCAACTTCTGCCGGTACCCTTAAATTAATTCCGTGTGGCACTCTACCACTTCCAAGTCCCTTTGGCTCTCCAAATACCGGAGTACAGAGCGTAGGGAGCGATCGGTATAGGCGGATTGGTTGCTGACGGTAACGATGGCCAACAAAGCCCGCTGCCAAACATCCTGATGATCGATTTCAGCAACGGAGACATTGAAGCGTCTTCTTATCCTTTCGATGGTGCCCTGCAAAACCCGCCTCTTATCTTTGAGGGAAAAGGATTGGGCAATATGGAGCTCCACCTGCAGTATGCCTACCACCATTAGCATTACCTCCCCTGGCTTTTACCGGTTTGGATAGGGCCTAAAAGGCGGGT encodes:
- a CDS encoding DUF503 domain-containing protein, encoding MVVGILQVELHIAQSFSLKDKRRVLQGTIERIRRRFNVSVAEIDHQDVWQRALLAIVTVSNQSAYTDRSLRSVLRYLESQRDLEVVECHTELI